In the Silene latifolia isolate original U9 population chromosome 1, ASM4854445v1, whole genome shotgun sequence genome, TGGCTGTGACAACCATCAGGTACAACTCCACATCGCTACGACCAATACTGTGATTTTAAGACAAGCATACAAGAGTCATAAGAGGGGAATAAAGTTCAAGAGACTCACAAAAGCCGTCATATCACCAGAATTTTGCTTATGATCATCCGAATCATGACCATCCTAAAACAAAATAATCAAAAGATTAAATGGAGTCCAACTTAGGAATAATAAATGAAACAAGCATATATGATATCTTAGTAAATATAAACACCCACAATTTGAACTATCATGTCTGCAACAATTAAATGCTAAAAAACTGTCCTTGTATAAGAGAACTAGgaataatacgtattttttttAACTGAGATCTACTTTTTATAATTTAGGCTAagtttcattttctttttctggCCACCAATGGTGGCAATATCTAGCACCCTACCTTAAAAGCAAATAGAAGATGTGCCCACAAGGCCACAAAGGTCTGAGCCTTCATCCCAGTGGTAGAACTTACGAAAATAAGTTCACGGCCTTCACGCTATTTAAAAGGCACTCAGATTTCAAGGTGGTGAGACTTTCTAGTCATATTCATATATGGCCAGAGCAGAATAACAAATCACCGGTGCTCTACTACATGTTGTCTACACCATATGGAGAGAGTTATTTAATTTGTGACATTCGTGAAAGCTAGAGTAATGCCAAGATGACCTTTAGAGTTTTAGCATTGCGAACTAATAATCCTTACAAATGCGATGGACCGATGATCTCAAAACTCACTTAAAGAAAAGGTCCAACCATTTCCTCATCTCCTATGCACAGAGATTAAGGCCCAATGCCCATCAACTTCACGCTAAAAATAAAAATTACTCAGATAGTGAAAACGGGGTTTGTTTGTACGTGGGAAAGACACTACATTTTCAGATGTGCTAATAGAGGCAAAAACCTAACAGGAACAACGTTATCACTATGCTTTGAAGACTCTTGTCTATAGCTTAGTAAGGAGGGTCAGATCCAAGCACCCTTGACCCAGCGAAATGAAGTATAAAATTCCAAATATCCTGCTTTAAAAGTACCTCTATATCTTCCTATACAAATCACTTAAAAATTAAAGATAAGTTTATTGTAGCTTTCAAAACTATCTATGCACAACCATCAACCACATAAGAACGAATAGAGCAGGAACAAGGAAAAAAAATCCAGTGGAACAACAATACAGCATTCGACGGTACCTCCAACACTTCCGTGTGGGTTTGGATGTACGCGCTTTCACTGTGAAAACCAACAAAAAAGGACTATTTCGGATGAATTATTTTTCAAGTTAAGCTGAGAATTACTTGTAAAAAATGATATGTCACAGTATAATAAGCAGAAATAGTTATTTTACTATATTTCATATGATTCCAAAGCTAATAGGTGAGTCTTTGATAGAAGTTTTTAAAGACATTCAAGGAAAATTGTAACAGTGAAAATCAAGAGCAAATATAGTATCTTAGTAGTGAGTTAGAACCATAAGGTGACACTTCTTCCCCATAAATCAGATAAGGGGCTGTTTGGTTTGGTCAGAAAGGGAAAGGGTTCACCCTTTGTCAATGTTTGTTTGCCCTCTTTTTCCATTCCCTTTTCCGACGATGCTGAAGGAGTGGATGGGGTTGCTGGGTTGAAGGTGAGCTCACTGGAGGGAGAGTGCCGGCATGTGGGCCATGGTAGACATTGACAATGGTGGTGGTTCTAAAGTGATGGTGGTGGTTTAGGGTGGTTGTTGGGTATGGGTGAATTTATTTGCCTTCCCTTACCTATCCACATCCAAACACGAGTGATGAAAGGTAAACTCATTTCTTTCCCCTTGTAACCCTTTCTTGATTACATTTCCTTTCCCCCTTATCGACCATCCAAAGAATGCGTTCATGGAAAAATaagaaaattataaatataattagtTTTACCTGTGCGTGCCCCAACTCAACTTGAAATGTGCAATTCATCAAATGGATATTCTTGAAACAGAAAGATTACTCTATGAAGATGAATTGAATCTAAAGAAAATTAAACCCTCAAACTTAGTTTAAACTCTCTTGTCACACTCACAGGCTTAAAACTAGAATGAGTTGTAATCAAAAACTCTAAATTATGAATCTAAATAACGTACGATCATACAACAGGTGACTGCAGCCATCCAAAGCTTGAGGGCATGTGTAGTGCATACACAACACAAACAATGCAGTATGATTCGCTCAATTACAAGGAAATTCATCCATCACGCGACTATCTCCATCTAAAACTCATACTGAACCAGGTATACAAGACATATGAGCTCATACAAAGAGTCAACATTCGAAAAGCGAGCTGTAATATGTCACTATGAACCTTGAAAATAAGTAAAACtacgattcgattcgattcgattcggttATTGACAAATCACCGGTACTGACATAGCTCCACACGAAATCAACAAtacaaaattgaaaattgaaaattgaacaAAGCCTAATTGGTAAAGCAATAAAGCGAAAAGGGAAAACAATGTGCAATTATGATGATGAGTTTTATTAAATTGAATCGCAATgtgcaaaaccctaaaaataaaagagaaagagagaaaaggaaggaAGGAAGGAAAAGTTACCATAGCTGTGAATCGTGTAAGTTTGAAATGTGATGATCGGCAAGAATATGTTGGTGTAGGAGGAGGGGCGTGGACAACAAATTCTATATCTACAATTCTACATCTACATACCCACGGAGTATTATATACTCCCATTTCCGGCTCcacttttgctttttttttttttttctttcaataaATAATTAAAATCCGTTTTTTTAACGTGAGTCTAAGGTCCGGTCTTTTGGGATGAATGAAGCTGAATTAAACTCAATTGAGCTAAACTGAATTGAAGTTCACTGGGATAAATAGAGCTGAAATTAAGCCAAACTGACTCGTGTTAGATTTTCGCTAAGTGGTTGACTTACTTATCCATTGAGTAGTTCGAATGTTAGATGACATTGCATTAAAAAAAGCATATAATCCGATAAATATTCCCGTTTAACAAAAACATTAGATGCAATTATGCAAATATGCAATCCACATAAAAGATACTTGATCTTCAAGGGATTATTTGAAACCAAAAATATGCAGAAATGGAGGAAATATTCATCAATTACAAATAGATATATTGAACCTTGATTCGACCTGTAAACCGGGTCCATTTTTTCTAGGGTTAAGACTCGTAAATGTTAACCTGTGACACAATTTACCCATTTTTTTAGGGTCGAAACCTGACTTGGCCCAATGGATCAAAGATAATATTTTTAGGCGCTTCAAGTCATTTTCAAGTAAGTGGTGAAGTGGTGTCGAACAGGTCCATTTTGAGTAGTGACTGCAGATGTTTTTGATTCCAATTACTCAAATCATTTCAGCTTTGGGTCAATTTGGACTCTGTTCTTCGGGTTTCGATCTACATCGACTTGCTCTTCACATGTCAAGTCAGTTCTACCGGCTCCTCACAGAGCTTCCTGAGAGTTACAGACGTCCTCTTCCTCTGTTCTATTTCCAGCCCTTGCCAAACCTGAAACCCTGGTTTTCGATTTATCTCATGCTTCCATTTGTAGCGAGCATCTCCCCACATGATGACAAGAGATCCTGGAGTCAGGTGAACAGGAACTTTCATTGCCAATGAAACTTCCTTCTCATCACATTCCACTGGTGTAAAGTGCATGACACACGCAGACTCCAAAGAGACTATTGCAATCCCGTCCTCAAATCGCATCAAATCAACATGTGCACAAATACCCTGCATAAAATATCCACCGATTTCTCAATTTTTCCAATGACACCAAAAGGAAGCATCCTAAATCAACAAGAGGGGAAAAACTTCACATCAATATCCCATGGTAAAATGATTTTGCACCAATCGGTCATATTGAACACACTACAAGTCTACCACCATACTCATAAGGAAAATTATATTAATACATGCGAGTGTCATATTATATTTACCCTTACATAGTTACATGTGTGGCGAATATGCTGACACTTAAGATGACCAAGTGACACCCTATCAATTTTCTCTTGCATGCACTTTGAGCAAATTCTTGACCCTATAGGCTGTTCTAAAGGATGCCGGATGCATTATATATGAAACTCAACCTATTATCCTTTCTCACCGAGAAAGAAAActacacaaggattccaaaaagtGCTAGATCAATGTAACTTGACAAAAAGTTCGTGGTCGGCTATGGTACAAAGATGAGGCAATCTCAAAACTTGGACTTTAAAAACACTGCATGAAAGACTCAACctaaagggaaaaaaaaaaaaacttttcattAAATTCAAAATGAAAAAGCAAACTCGCACCTCACCTGGCTGGTATACATTTATGATAAGTTGATCGAATAATGGATTTCTCTGCAGCAAGCGTAACGGCAGTATACAAACATCATTATCAGAACTTAATTCTCGCATATCCATTTCCTTGCTACCGAAACAGACAGCCTTATATATGTGATCAGAAAGCTTCACCGCCCAAGATGGAAGATCTCCAAACCTCATAGCCTGCTCCCAGAAGGCACATATATCATAAAACTTGATAAAGTATACAAGGAAGAGAAAAAATAGGGTTTTTCTCATGAGTACCACTCCGTTATTGCATTTTCTTGCATGTACTTTTTTCAAAAATCCTACTAATATCCTTGTATTCCGTTAATTGGTCACAAACTCGCAACCATGATCATTAAAATTTAAAACGTCAATTACTTCCATTAATTGCTGAGGTGGCTCATTTAATCGAATTCTTAAGCTGATGACTGTACATGTATCAATTAAAACCGTTCTCCCCATATAACAATCAAATCCCCTCCTCTCCCTGCCCTCTCCACTTCCTCTGGTTTTCTCCATTCCTCTGTTATTCGCCCTTTTCATCACCATCATCAACGTCATCATCAACTACTATATGCTCTTTCAGTGTAAGTTCTTACTAATGAAACATAACTAGAAACAACACCATAATTGACACTAGAAAAGTCCGTCACCAGATATATTTATAATAACTAGAAACACCAATCAAGGGAGGAAATTCGGTaactaaagcaaaacaacaaacctGATTATGTGACTCTTCTGTGAACCATCCttctgcaacaacaacaacaacaacaacaatattacccAAGTGTCTCAAGCAAATTGCGGGGTAAAGGGGGTCGGATGTAAACGCAAAATGGTGTAACAAAGAATCAGATATTGCATTAATAAGGAGGGTTTGAGAGAGGTATGTACCAGCGTAAATGGCGGAAAGTAGAGAAGCTTGGTCGGTAGAAGAGAGAAAATCAGTGCACAACAATAAGCCATTGATTGATTCAATGCGTACCCAGTTAGGGTTAGGGTTcaatgatgaagatgaagatgaaaccGAATTAAATTCTGGGTATGTATCGGAATCCGACGAAGAAGATTCACCAAACACATCTTGAAGCAGCTTCTTTTGATTTTCCGTCTCCATTCTACTCGATGAACCCTAATCGATGGTTAATCAATCAAATGGTTTTTGGTTTCAGTATCAATTTCAAGCTACATACAAATCGCAACACAGATACAACAAATACAGGCTTCACGACGCAAAGAAATTAGCTACAGCTTTGCCTGACATGTGTTTACCGGTCTAAATGTCCAAATCAATCACCCCGAAAAATAATCCCATTTATACCCGACTCAATATTCAATTTCATGATTAGTAACTTGAATTGACCCGGCACAATTCAAGAGGATGATCAGCCACATTGGAACTGAGCactcattttttttatttgcttttCATTCATGGTTGTGACCTTATCTTTGGTAAAATTAACTGAAAATGTATCTGAAACacgaaaagctaactgaaacctgaaaatgtAGCTGATAATATTGTTGAAAATTATGAACTGATAAGGCAACtgattatattaaaaaaaattttgCCAAACTAACTGAAAATATACTGATTTTGGTGAAATGACATAAaaagatatgataattatttaatattccctccattcaacttttaTCACCCCACTTTAATATAATACTCCTTACATATATTAAAGAAATAGGGTGATAAAAGTTGAATAGAGGGAGTAGTATAGTTTTTAGAGGTAAAAAGGAAAATCAcatcaaatcaggtacctgaaatatcAAATATTACCCtatgtagcatttcatttcaggtaactTATTGGGTTAAATAACCTACTTGCCAAACGCTTAAAAACattaaggtacctgaaattttggccaaataagctactttgatcAAATAAGGTACTTGAAATGCATTACCAAACACAGCCTATAAGTTGAGACGGTCTAAATGTTTATTGTTACATATTAACCATTATCATAACATAActcaattataattataataggtCCAAAAAGTATTTGAACCCAACATGAACCAACATCTGACCAAATTTGACCTAAATTATTGCAAACTTAAAACGACTCCAACTAATCCAACCTGCACCTTGTCTGATTGACCCACTTGCCAATCTACTCTAGTCCTCACAAGCGTGTCGATTACTTTAAATTTAGGTTATTTGAGTTATAAGAGTTGGAGATGGATTGGGACATTAGATGATGTGTTTTGAACTAAATAAGAATGAGCATTTGGAATTACTCCTCACTACAAAATTCCTATGAGCTATAAAAATTGAGTTATTTGGTTTACAATTCAAACTATAAAATATATGGGGAAAGTGACAATCCTCGTTAAATACACTTCATACTAGGGTTGTCAAACACCAGGGTCGACCTAGCCAACTCGGACTCGCTCCCTTATTCCGAGCTGATTTCGGGTAAAAAAAGTTAAAACCCGGCACatcctcaaccctaacccgcccAAGGCCCCCAATACCCGCCCATTTACCCTACATGGGTCGGCTTCGGTTCCAACTCCATCAGGGCCGATCCGACCCGCCATATAaccaacaccccccccccccctcgggTGAAGGGTTGACCAGATATGCCTCATGCCAAGATCCCCTTCACATTTCGTGGGTCGAGGTTGCTAAATTTTCACATTGTCTGCCTACAAACTTCGGTAAATTTCCATTACATGGACAAGAGAATTTATATCTatgaattaataaaaaaaaatacaatattgGGTACGTGAAAGAACATATTGTGTTTCCTTGATGTCAAgaatgtataataataataataataataataataataataataataataataataataataataaatagaataAACAAAAATAATTGGCTAAATTCAAAATGAACTCAAAAAATTATTATCCTTAGTGTCGAGAATTTAATCAGGTAAATTAAAAATCAAGTTGAGATCCATAACATAAAATCATTATCTTTAATATTGAGaatatatcaatactatatattaaatccagaaaccaaggcactttaatgtaattaaagaaagttatacaaattaattatactatatagttttaaatcaatagcaccgtgtgatggtcCCAAttgagggatctcaatgcaaatattatataatttgggttaaaattaaattatatataagctttataattttcctaaacatggaaatttccttaaaataaaataattaattaagatggtcaattttcttaaaatagatttaatttaatacatatatgtaatacatttatataaatatataatccacttaaaattgcatgcctaagtagtaaaagtaatttcgtaagtaaagaaaagaattgtagtaacattggatataattatatgatagtaatcactcatttgaatagtaaaagtaacaatattatcagtgagattagtgaaagtggtaaaaacaacaacgggagtagtgaaataatcaatattaatgcggcaatagtgaaagtaacaataattacggcgggagtagtgaaattatcaatattaatgcggcgtGATGAGTTACGATGAACGATAATTACTACGGGAGTAGGGAAAGAaaaatgattacgggcaagtagtgaaatgttattactattgttttattaataagagtaaaatattaatagcgagagtagtgaatttgtctcaaaatttatttcatcgtaattttaggatatgtcatagaaaaatatattaatgataaatttatgggttatgcaactttaaataattttatttaataaaaaaaaaaaataataaagtaGAATTTGCAATGTGAAAACCTAAGACTAATACTAGTGTGATTATAATAACAAATACAAAGTAAATACTTAGATTTCTTCATCATCTTATTTGGTAAAGAAATCTAAGTAAAttcaaataaataaaaacattattttaataccacacaaaatataatatataataataaacaAAAATAGAATAAACAAAAATAATCGGCTACATTCAAAATGAACCCAAAATCCATAACGGTGAAATCATTATCCTTTCATTTTCCTACTTTTTGCCCCATGCATAATGCATTATATATTGCGTATATATTCTCACCATTTTTTCATAATAATTGTAAAAAAGTTACCTAACCTTTATTATACGTACAATTAAAACCATGATCAAAAACATACTCTGAAGCTTTTAAAAAAAACAAGTATAGAAGCAGCAGCTGTTTCTTTGTCTTGTCTTCTCTTCTCTTTCTTCAACTCATCTTCCGGAACGAACCACTTCTTCTTTTCTCTCTTCAACAATCAATTCAATTTCCCaattcagatttcaaatcaaattgaATCAAATCATACAAATTAAGATTTGatttaacaataaaaaaaaatataattatggTGGAAACTCGTAGAAGTTCTTCATCATCTAAACGTTCTCTTGAatcacctcttcctccttctaAACGTTCCAAGGTTGAATCTTTTTACCGTTAATGATTCTGAATTATGGATATTTGAATTGGGTTCTTGTGTTTTTTGATGATTGTTTTGTTTTCTTGATTGAATTTAGGAAATTGAATCGTCTTCGTCGAATGATGACAAGGTTAAGAAACCAGTTGATCCGTCTCCGCCGCCTCCGCCTGATACTCCAGCCGTCAAGATTGAGGTTGAGGTTGGATCACCGGATCCAACCTCAATTGCTCCGACTAAACCCTCAGATTTGGACAAAACGCCTGTTCATGGTATAACTCGTTAACTATTCTAAGGCGGTTTTACACTAATATTGCGAATAACCAATCTTTTTTGTAAGAGAATTGGAACCCATCAGTTTAAAAAGAAAATTTATTTATGCCAACTTTTGTGCAAGGTGGCATTATTCAAGAATTTGCGATTTTCATCTGCATGTCATCTTTTCTTGTCAATTTTAATTTGAATTATTTGTTGTGATGGTAGTAGAGGATTTGACAGTGGTGGtggcaagggagaaggaaggGAAGGTGGCAGGGAAGCAACCGCGAGCTAAACGGAGCATTAGAGCTCTACCTGCTGCTTGGGGGAGGCTCATTTCAGAGAGTGCTGAGGTGggtttgtttaatttttttttttcttttttttgttgggTTAGTTTTTGTATCTTGTGGTGTCTTGGTTAGTCTTGTAAAGTTTTGATTTTTGAGGGTTTCTTGTATGCTAGAAGTAATCTTTTATGTTAGTGAAAGTGTGAATTATTAGAAAGACATTGTAGTTTTGTGATTATGCTTTGTTCTTGCGACGGATGTGATGTATgataaagttatagctattttgATCTCTTGCAAAATGTAGCAAAGGCTGGAACTGGTTGAGTTCAATATGTGTAGTACTAAGGTTGGTGTTTTAAAGATTTTAGGTTAGGGGCAGTTAGATTTTGGCAATGTGTTATGTCTAAAGCGTTTGATGGTCCCGACAAAAGGGAGGATTATTGGAACTATTTTATACATATGCCTTTATGAATTATGAAATCCTGGTGATTCTGAATTGTAGTTGGTTCTGTTACCATTGAACATTATCAAAAGCTGATAATTGCTTTGGTGTTGATccttaaattaaataatttgtcTTTGAGGGGTGTCATGGGTGAAGAGGCAGCCGTGTAGTATTATGTGAGACTTtggactttgatttatgttagaTGGAATTATTGATGACCCTTGCATAAGTGATTGGCTATTGATGTAGCTAGTTGTAAGTGATTGACTCAGATATTTCTGCCTTAGCCAAGGTATGGTTGAAGTACGTATAAAACAGGGGAAATGCTGGAACCTACCTTTCTAATTGGCTATTGATGTTTATTAGTATTATGCCCGTGGGAAGCTCGTGTGTTTACCTCTTTGTCCATAGCTTTTTATTCTGTTTACATGTTAGCCCTCTTTAATATGACAAAGGTATTGTCTTGCAcaattattattttgaaaaaataaatttgttgACAAAAGGAATGCGCCTTGTGTTTAAGGTGCCGTCCTTTGCCTCATGCCTTGTCACCATGACCTTCATACCTGCACCACGCAGTATGCCTCGTGCCTTCCAAAACCAAGTTTTGAGTATATTGGATAGGCTCGTCGTCAACAACATTTGATCATTGAACTAACACTAGGGTACCTGGGCTCAATCATGTCATTATGTCCAGTCAATCAGCAGATTTAACATCTATTATACCGCGGGGTTGTCTAAAAAACTTCTCGTGAATGTTTGCAGTTGTCAACTGTAAACTTGCTATGCTTGCCAGTTTCTTGTAAGGTGTCTCTTGGGTTTCTCGATGTTTGTTTGATCAATTCAATAATCTTGGACGGACGCTTATGTGCTACTACTTGTTTTTGAGTTACCAAGAAAGGGTACCCTTTTGTAAAAAGGAGATCCTTTTTCATTGATGCTGTTCTGGTTATAAAATGAACATGGTCACAAGGTTGCAGGGGTCAAAACCTAATAAAGTTTCAAAGAAGACTGAACATTTGTCTGATATCTTGAATGGATTTCCAAGATCTTAAGTCTTCGCTAAGATTTATGTTTTGTTGCAATATTCTGAACAATGCATATTTATATGGTTCTTTGGCTATAAGCTTAGCTGCCTTGCATTCTTGCCTTTGTTTTTTTTGCCCCTTGAGTATATAtgtaatctttattctcgattttaattctaagtttttataaaagaaatccagacttcgattttaaaacctataagtttaccttgacttttgtattatgtttcactacccttttgtttttcacttttccttttctatattttcgcattttgaggtgtgcgatcacccatggacggttctaaaggatgattcatgtcagccgaccccaaatcattttgggattaaggctctgttgttgttgttgttgttgttgtgagttTATATGTAACTACAATTCTATGTATTACTCCTAGTGTGAATTATATTGGTCTGGGCCATTTTGAaggtttattttattttattttattttattttacagtGGCTTGTCCTTTCAGTATTATTTAACATATTTTAATGACTATATAATCCTCTGTTTTTTGCAGAATCCTACTCTGTCCATTTATGGCTCTGAGTTCACAATAGGTTATGGCCGTCAGTGTGATCTGAGCTTACGAGAATCACCAGTTAGTAAAAACATATGCAAGCTTAATCGAGTAGAGGTAGGCACTCTAGTAATCTGTATGTAATTTATCCATCGATGTATGAAGCAGCATTTGGTTTATGCTTGACATGTTTTTATCGATCTTGACTCACTATTTCCATTTCTTGTAATTAGCAAGGAGGCGCATCAATCATTAAGCTAGAAATTACAGTGGCGAAAGTAACAGTTACTGTAAACAATATGGCCTATCAGAAAAGCTCCTCTCCTATAACAGTAATTGGTGGCGATGAATTGATCTTTGACGGGAGACATGCTTATGTATCCTTTGTATTCATTTTATTGAATTGCTGCATTCAATTGATATAATAACAAGTTCAGTTCACGGGGTGTTATTTTCCTTCTGTTTGAGAGTGTTCTGCATGCTTCAAGGTGCTCTTTCTTACATAATTCTCTCTGCTGTCTACTTAAGTTGTAAGGCTTACTGTTCATACTCATAGGTATGTGACACGGGTGTCTGTCCAAGTGTCGCTCTTTTATGGGAAATTCTCATGTTTTGGTTTAAGATGAAGTATCCAAGTATCATTGTCAATTGTCATACTCATGTCAAGTGTGTTAGGCTGCATCCTCGAGTTCATTTGAGCAGTCAATTTCCTTGACAAGTCAACAGATTTTTCAGCAACTCTCTGAGGATACTGTGGCAGCTTCCGGCTTACCACCTTCAGTGGCCATATTGGAAGGCCAGCGTGCACCAGCTACAAGCAGAGATGCATCTACTGTAGCTGGAGCAATGGCCTCAATATCCAACATTAGTAAACGTTTTTCACGTCTTCCTTTGTCTCGAGGGAATGACGACGATTCTGGTCCAAGTTCGGGATCCGGTGCTTCAGATATTGGTACCTGTAATGTTGACATGAATGATCTCGAAGACTACACTAGTCCTGCCCTGGCTCACAAAGATGCCGTTCCTTTATCTGACGAGAATATGAATGTTGATGATCTAGAAAGGGATACTGGCTTGGATACTGACGATGGTGCAATCGCTGGCGTCAACAATGAACTGAGTCCATTGCTGCAGCTGCTTTCAGGGACTCCTCCAGTTGATGGTGATATAAGTAGAACTCTTGAGAAGTTTTTGGGAGATACCAGTGTTACTAATTTGCTGGAAGAGCAAAGGCGACTGAGGGAACTACTCAAGAATCTTGAACGTCCTAATTTTGAGTCAGCTCGGCGGCAAGAATTTAAGGATACTTTACGCAAGTCGATACTACCCTTTAGTGAAATTGACGTATCATTTGAGACTTTCCCCTATTTTTTAAGGTATAGCTTGTTTTACTTCGACTGCGTTTTTGTGTGCTGCTAGCATTTGTTGTAATTTGAACACTTTTTTTCATTGAAATTTTTGCAGACCTTTTTTCTCATGACTTGCTACTAACCTTCCTTCCACCGTGTTCTTCCAAATTTTCAATGTACGTGAGAGGAATTTTGAAAAATGGGAAGAACATGAAGCAATATAAGGAGAGTGTAATTTACTTGGTTACCAACATATATCTTGGAAATTTGTGTATTTTCTGCCCTAGTTTCCTACATATGTAAT is a window encoding:
- the LOC141603015 gene encoding uncharacterized protein P8A3.02c, with the translated sequence METENQKKLLQDVFGESSSSDSDTYPEFNSVSSSSSSLNPNPNWVRIESINGLLLCTDFLSSTDQASLLSAIYAEGWFTEESHNQAMRFGDLPSWAVKLSDHIYKAVCFGSKEMDMRELSSDNDVCILPLRLLQRNPLFDQLIINVYQPGEGICAHVDLMRFEDGIAIVSLESACVMHFTPVECDEKEVSLAMKVPVHLTPGSLVIMWGDARYKWKHEINRKPGFQVWQGLEIEQRKRTSVTLRKLCEEPVELT